A genomic region of Eucalyptus grandis isolate ANBG69807.140 chromosome 5, ASM1654582v1, whole genome shotgun sequence contains the following coding sequences:
- the LOC108956186 gene encoding cinnamoyl-CoA reductase 1-like, whose amino-acid sequence MRFAACFVRSEDKNTPAPSISLPNTASISAPMTAMFSAGKMCMTGASGYITSRFVKPLLQCGYTVNASVHDPSFENGGG is encoded by the exons ATGAGGTTCGCGGCATGTTTCGTTAGGTCAGAG GACAAAAATACACCTGCCCCAAGTATTTCTTTACCAAATACTGCCAGTATATCTGCCCCAATGACCGCGATGTTCAGTGCCGGGAAGATGTGCATGACTGGAGCATCTGGTTACATCACCTCGCGGTTCGTCAAGCCCCTCTTGCAGTGTGGGTACACCGTCAATGCCTCCGTTCACGATCCAA